In one window of Synergistaceae bacterium DNA:
- a CDS encoding carbohydrate ABC transporter substrate-binding protein → MRRLASGLVLLLCLAGMAWSAPVEIELVQYKQEAHEIFTQLEEKFNATHTDIHVRFLSPADATTIMKTRFIRENYPDIIGIGGDMDFSNFQDAGLLADVSDYAGLSKIKPAYIDIINGLKFLPEPGTYGVPFMANAAGILYNRDMFNEHGWKIPDSWPEFVKLCDDIQAAGIRPLYFGYRDTWTTLAPWNALAVGIAPADVCQQVNAGKTTFTEQYREVAEKVLALLKYGEEGPFAYGYNDACTAFARGESAMYTIGSYAVPQILSVKPDMNIDSFVFPARDEPGTQTLNSGVDLMFCVLEECPNKEAAYKVIDFLLEPENIQLYVDAQNGVPCSKGTFRLAPMLDGMKKYIDEGKMADYHDHHYPSEMSVSAIIQTFLINGNVDEFLAKFDKDWIRYNRDLISKVKKYNASH, encoded by the coding sequence ATGAGACGCTTAGCATCAGGACTGGTGCTCCTGCTGTGCCTTGCGGGCATGGCATGGTCTGCACCTGTCGAGATTGAGTTAGTGCAGTACAAGCAGGAAGCTCACGAAATTTTCACCCAGCTCGAGGAGAAGTTCAACGCAACGCACACGGATATACACGTGCGGTTCTTGTCCCCCGCTGACGCAACAACAATCATGAAGACGAGATTCATCCGCGAGAATTACCCGGACATTATCGGCATCGGCGGAGATATGGACTTCTCGAACTTTCAGGACGCGGGACTCTTGGCCGACGTGTCGGATTATGCCGGACTCTCGAAGATTAAGCCCGCGTACATCGACATCATCAACGGCTTGAAGTTCCTTCCCGAGCCCGGAACTTACGGAGTGCCCTTCATGGCGAACGCCGCAGGAATCCTCTACAACCGCGACATGTTCAACGAGCACGGCTGGAAGATTCCTGATTCTTGGCCGGAGTTCGTGAAGCTCTGTGATGACATTCAGGCTGCAGGGATACGCCCGCTGTATTTCGGTTACCGCGATACATGGACGACGTTAGCCCCTTGGAACGCACTCGCGGTAGGAATTGCTCCCGCCGACGTGTGCCAGCAGGTCAACGCCGGAAAAACTACCTTCACAGAGCAGTACCGTGAAGTCGCCGAGAAGGTGCTCGCACTCCTGAAGTACGGAGAAGAAGGCCCGTTCGCTTACGGCTACAATGATGCATGCACGGCCTTTGCGCGCGGCGAGTCCGCAATGTACACAATCGGGAGCTATGCAGTCCCGCAGATTCTCTCCGTAAAGCCCGACATGAACATTGACTCGTTCGTCTTCCCCGCAAGGGACGAGCCGGGCACTCAGACGCTCAACAGCGGAGTTGACCTCATGTTCTGCGTCCTCGAGGAATGCCCCAACAAGGAAGCCGCCTACAAGGTCATTGACTTCCTGCTTGAGCCCGAGAACATTCAGCTGTACGTTGACGCTCAGAACGGAGTACCGTGCTCAAAGGGAACGTTCAGGCTCGCGCCGATGCTCGACGGAATGAAGAAGTACATTGACGAGGGCAAGATGGCAGACTATCATGACCATCACTACCCGTCTGAAATGTCGGTGAGCGCAATCATACAGACATTCCTGATTAACGGCAACGTAGATGAGTTCTTGGCCAAGTTCGACAAGGACTGGATACGCTACAACAGGGACTTAATCAGCAAGGTCAAGAAGTACAACGCTTCACACTAA
- a CDS encoding sugar ABC transporter permease, producing MKSQNERARTFMMIAVPILLLFFCFNTLPLIKGFIYSFTNFRGYGTKYDWVGWRNYIDLFSDSRVGNSYWFTFKLAVVATILINIISLAMALALNAKIRFKSFLRGMYFVPNILGALVVGYIFSYIFTYILPAITHTASMLASQTWAWVAIVIVCAWQSIAMNTLIYISGLQTVPEDVYEAASLDGATGWNRFRYITFPLIMPFFTINMVLCMKNNLMVFDQIMALTKGGPAQSTESISFLIYNNGMGGGQFGFQSANAVIFFIVIVIISVLQLKYLNKKEEQL from the coding sequence ATGAAGAGTCAGAATGAGAGAGCCCGCACGTTTATGATGATAGCAGTACCGATACTGCTGCTGTTCTTCTGCTTCAACACTCTGCCCCTAATCAAGGGCTTCATCTACAGCTTCACGAACTTCAGGGGCTACGGCACAAAGTATGACTGGGTAGGCTGGCGCAACTATATCGACCTGTTCTCAGATTCACGCGTCGGAAATTCCTACTGGTTCACGTTCAAGCTGGCAGTTGTGGCTACGATACTGATTAACATTATCAGCCTCGCAATGGCACTCGCACTCAACGCAAAGATTCGCTTCAAGAGTTTTCTTCGCGGGATGTACTTTGTCCCGAACATTCTCGGCGCGCTGGTTGTGGGCTATATCTTCAGCTACATCTTCACGTACATTCTTCCGGCAATAACCCACACCGCAAGCATGCTAGCCAGCCAGACGTGGGCTTGGGTCGCAATCGTGATAGTCTGCGCGTGGCAGTCAATCGCCATGAACACACTCATCTACATTTCCGGCCTCCAGACAGTCCCTGAGGATGTGTACGAGGCGGCTTCTCTTGACGGAGCGACGGGGTGGAACAGATTCCGCTACATCACGTTCCCGCTGATTATGCCGTTCTTCACGATCAACATGGTGCTGTGCATGAAGAATAACCTGATGGTGTTCGACCAGATCATGGCATTGACGAAGGGCGGACCGGCACAGAGCACGGAGTCCATCTCGTTCCTCATCTACAATAACGGCATGGGCGGCGGGCAGTTCGGCTTCCAGAGCGCAAACGCAGTGATATTCTTCATCGTGATAGTGATAATCTCGGTGCTTCAGCTTAAGTATCTCAACAAGAAGGAGGAGCAGCTCTAA
- a CDS encoding carbohydrate ABC transporter permease, whose product MANQEIKATERFNWPVTILLLLGLFTVLFPLYMTVIIAFKQPSEMTNSVMGLLSFPKSWSLDNFREAMRVTDFWRSLFNSFLITGITMVISIIVHSLMGYAVARNMGTNKFYRFSYFYIVSGMFVPFAILMMPLVKQTAQLHIDNMFGVIILYVVFYMPMNVLLYAGYLKNIPIALEEAAHVDGASTWTTYWKIIFPLMWPMHATVAVLTALGTWNDVMTPLVIMSGSGMTTLPLAQLTFQTQFGTNYNLAFASYLLALLPMLIFYIVAQKQIINGVINGAVK is encoded by the coding sequence ATGGCTAACCAGGAAATCAAGGCCACCGAACGCTTCAACTGGCCTGTAACAATATTGCTTCTGCTCGGACTGTTCACGGTTCTGTTCCCGCTGTACATGACGGTGATAATCGCCTTCAAGCAGCCCAGCGAAATGACCAACAGCGTAATGGGCCTGCTGTCGTTCCCGAAGTCGTGGAGCTTGGACAACTTCCGCGAGGCTATGAGGGTAACTGACTTCTGGCGGTCGCTGTTCAACAGCTTCCTCATCACGGGCATAACAATGGTCATCTCGATAATCGTCCATTCGCTGATGGGCTATGCAGTTGCGCGCAACATGGGGACAAACAAGTTCTATCGCTTCAGCTACTTCTACATCGTCAGCGGAATGTTCGTGCCGTTCGCGATTCTGATGATGCCTCTCGTAAAGCAGACCGCACAGCTACACATCGACAACATGTTCGGAGTAATCATCCTGTACGTGGTGTTCTACATGCCGATGAACGTCCTGCTGTACGCGGGCTACCTGAAGAACATACCCATCGCACTCGAGGAGGCCGCACACGTTGACGGAGCATCGACGTGGACGACGTACTGGAAGATAATTTTCCCGCTGATGTGGCCGATGCACGCAACCGTCGCAGTCCTTACGGCACTGGGAACATGGAACGACGTAATGACCCCGCTGGTGATAATGTCCGGCTCAGGGATGACGACACTTCCTCTCGCTCAGCTGACGTTCCAGACACAGTTCGGGACGAACTATAACCTTGCGTTTGCGTCATACCTGCTGGCACTGCTGCCAATGCTTATTTTCTACATTGTCGCGCAGAAGCAGATCATCAACGGCGTAATCAACGGAGCGGTGAAGTAA
- a CDS encoding alpha-galactosidase, producing the protein MAITYDKSSGIFTLSTDNTTYQMQADSYGYLLHLYYGRKTAGFADWELTFIDRGFSGCPYDAGHNRGYSLDALPQEFPAQGTGDYRTPLLILRDSQGTYGADLHYVGYEVQEGKYSLPGLPAVYANDGEEAQTLIITLKNDRLKLEVKLLYGVLPEKDIITRSVILRNNGTEKITVLRLGTACLDFTHGKFDVITFHGRHTLERQFDRQSMTHGTFVVSSRRGMSSHQYSPFMILADHDTAETHGRCWGMQFVYSGGFEATAEFEQFNQTRITMGLAQEKFAYDLKGGDELCGPEVIMSFSGEGLEKLSHNYHRIIRENVCRGKYKTAPRPIVLNTWEALYMNFDGKKILEVAECAKRLGVDMLVLDDGWFMNRNDDNRALGDWKADEAKLGCTLGELVKSVNDLGLKFGLWVEPEMISEDSELFRKHPDWAMVIPHEKPVLGRNQLLLDMSRRDVREYIYSCLSDILSSSNTEYLKWDFNRSIASVYSHTADNQGKVLYDYVIGLYEVLERISANFPDVMIEGCAGGGGRFDAGMMYYTPQIWCSDNTDALDRMTIHYGTSFGYPASVLAAHVSTCPNHQTGRITPMNTRYTVSSYGAFGYELNPLKLTDEERQDIAAQIAQYRQDRDIIVNGLYYRLSTPYDAFTAWEFVSPDGSSALINAVIPLNHGNMPEIYITPRGLTPNAFYRDVATGKVYPSDALMDSGYPLPLPKGDYEASTMRLVKL; encoded by the coding sequence TTGGCAATCACCTACGACAAGAGCAGCGGGATATTCACGCTCTCTACCGACAACACAACTTATCAGATGCAGGCAGATAGCTACGGCTACCTGCTTCATCTTTATTACGGACGGAAGACGGCGGGCTTTGCTGACTGGGAGCTTACGTTCATAGACAGGGGATTTTCCGGCTGTCCGTACGATGCGGGGCACAACAGAGGGTATTCGCTCGACGCGCTGCCTCAGGAGTTCCCGGCGCAGGGTACGGGGGACTACCGAACGCCGCTCCTCATTCTTCGGGACTCGCAGGGCACGTACGGGGCTGACCTGCATTACGTCGGCTACGAGGTTCAGGAGGGCAAGTACTCGCTTCCGGGACTTCCTGCTGTGTACGCAAACGACGGCGAAGAAGCACAGACTCTCATCATCACGCTGAAGAACGACCGGCTGAAGCTGGAAGTGAAGTTGTTGTATGGTGTGCTTCCAGAAAAAGACATCATCACACGGAGCGTAATTCTCCGCAACAACGGCACTGAGAAGATTACGGTACTGAGATTAGGCACGGCGTGTCTGGACTTCACGCACGGAAAATTCGACGTGATTACGTTTCACGGGCGGCACACGCTGGAGAGGCAGTTCGACCGGCAGAGCATGACGCACGGGACGTTTGTTGTGTCGAGCAGGCGCGGAATGTCCTCGCACCAGTACAGCCCGTTCATGATTCTCGCTGACCACGACACGGCGGAAACTCATGGTAGGTGCTGGGGGATGCAGTTCGTGTACAGCGGAGGTTTTGAGGCTACGGCGGAGTTCGAGCAGTTCAACCAGACAAGAATCACGATGGGGCTTGCTCAGGAGAAGTTTGCGTATGACCTCAAAGGGGGCGATGAGCTTTGCGGGCCTGAGGTGATTATGTCGTTCAGCGGCGAGGGGCTCGAGAAGCTGTCGCACAACTACCACCGCATAATCAGGGAGAACGTCTGCAGGGGCAAGTACAAGACCGCTCCGCGTCCGATAGTCCTCAACACGTGGGAAGCACTGTACATGAACTTTGACGGCAAGAAGATTCTCGAGGTTGCAGAATGCGCAAAGAGGCTAGGCGTTGATATGCTGGTGCTCGATGACGGGTGGTTCATGAACCGCAACGACGACAACCGCGCGCTCGGCGACTGGAAGGCTGACGAGGCAAAGCTCGGCTGTACGCTCGGCGAACTGGTGAAGAGCGTCAACGACTTGGGCTTGAAGTTCGGGCTGTGGGTTGAACCTGAGATGATAAGCGAGGACAGCGAGTTGTTCCGCAAGCATCCTGATTGGGCAATGGTCATCCCCCACGAGAAGCCTGTACTTGGCCGCAATCAGCTATTGCTTGACATGTCGAGGCGCGACGTTCGGGAATACATATACTCGTGCCTGTCGGACATTCTCTCCTCCAGCAACACGGAATACCTCAAGTGGGACTTCAACCGCTCTATTGCGTCTGTGTACTCACACACTGCTGACAATCAGGGGAAAGTCCTCTATGATTACGTTATCGGCCTCTATGAGGTTCTGGAACGCATCAGCGCGAATTTCCCGGACGTGATGATTGAGGGCTGTGCTGGCGGAGGCGGGAGGTTCGACGCGGGAATGATGTACTACACTCCGCAGATATGGTGTTCCGACAACACCGACGCGCTCGACAGGATGACGATACACTACGGCACGAGCTTCGGCTACCCCGCGAGCGTCTTGGCCGCCCACGTCTCAACGTGCCCCAACCATCAGACCGGCCGGATTACCCCGATGAACACGCGCTACACTGTCTCGAGCTACGGGGCTTTCGGCTACGAGCTCAACCCTCTGAAGCTGACTGATGAAGAACGGCAGGACATCGCCGCGCAGATCGCGCAGTACAGGCAGGACAGGGACATTATAGTGAACGGACTGTACTACAGGCTGAGCACTCCTTATGACGCGTTCACGGCGTGGGAATTTGTCTCGCCGGACGGAAGTAGTGCCCTCATCAACGCCGTCATCCCCCTGAATCACGGGAACATGCCGGAAATCTACATTACGCCTCGCGGGCTGACTCCCAACGCGTTCTACAGGGACGTTGCAACCGGCAAGGTTTACCCGTCGGACGCGCTGATGGACTCGGGCTACCCTCTGCCCCTGCCGAAAGGTGATTATGAGGCATCAACAATGCGGCTCGTGAAACTGTAA
- a CDS encoding efflux RND transporter periplasmic adaptor subunit, with translation MKRLIEAVIVIGLVAGSYYGLEIFREQKAEEPKVEVVRPVKTVLLSNNGQGGVLHYYGTLQGGQRVDLSFRVPGPLRNIYVKRGASVRKGELLAALDPRDFQSQLKQARSREAQAQAQYKNAEANFKRYENLYKEKVVPKSTYDAQQTALDVSRSNLDLAKAQTASIRDSLRDTELRAPFSGVIIDQMVENFQDVMAKQAIFSLQDISTMEVVFNVPDTDVIVASMTRERPTAVEARFDAIPDRTFPLSPREVRMRSDASTNTFAVTAAMPTQNDVALLPGMAANVDITFEGSSRAAADNTFIVPSTALVDEAGGKNFVWRYDNGKASKIEVIAGNPHSGGLIRISGAKLHGGDRIITAGTHLLHDGQRVKLMD, from the coding sequence ATGAAAAGACTTATTGAGGCAGTGATAGTGATCGGGCTTGTAGCAGGTTCATACTACGGCCTGGAGATATTCCGCGAGCAGAAGGCCGAAGAACCGAAGGTTGAGGTAGTCCGCCCTGTCAAAACAGTACTGCTCAGCAACAACGGACAAGGAGGAGTGCTGCATTACTACGGGACGCTGCAAGGAGGTCAGAGGGTAGACTTGTCATTCAGAGTACCCGGGCCGTTAAGGAACATCTACGTGAAGCGCGGAGCTTCCGTCAGGAAGGGTGAACTGCTTGCGGCTCTTGATCCCAGAGATTTCCAGTCGCAGTTGAAGCAGGCTCGCAGCAGAGAAGCACAGGCGCAGGCACAGTACAAGAACGCGGAGGCTAACTTCAAGCGGTACGAGAACCTGTACAAGGAAAAGGTAGTCCCGAAATCGACATATGATGCCCAGCAGACAGCACTGGATGTGTCAAGGTCGAATCTTGACTTGGCTAAGGCACAGACAGCATCGATAAGGGACAGCCTGCGTGATACGGAACTGCGTGCGCCGTTTTCTGGTGTAATCATTGACCAGATGGTGGAAAACTTTCAGGACGTGATGGCCAAGCAGGCGATATTCAGTCTTCAGGACATATCGACGATGGAAGTAGTGTTCAATGTGCCTGATACGGACGTGATAGTCGCCTCAATGACCCGCGAGCGTCCTACGGCAGTTGAGGCGAGGTTTGATGCTATACCTGACCGCACGTTCCCGCTTTCGCCGCGTGAAGTCAGAATGCGTTCAGATGCCAGCACGAACACTTTTGCCGTTACAGCTGCTATGCCGACACAGAATGATGTAGCTCTTCTGCCGGGAATGGCCGCTAACGTTGACATAACGTTTGAGGGTTCAAGCCGCGCTGCTGCTGACAACACGTTTATAGTGCCGTCGACAGCACTTGTAGATGAGGCTGGCGGGAAGAATTTTGTGTGGCGTTACGACAACGGCAAGGCCAGCAAGATAGAAGTCATTGCCGGCAATCCTCACAGCGGAGGGTTGATCAGGATTTCGGGAGCTAAACTTCACGGCGGCGACAGAATCATCACGGCTGGCACTCATCTTCTGCACGACGGCCAGCGGGTAAAACTCATGGACTAA
- a CDS encoding efflux RND transporter permease subunit, whose translation MDIARASIKRSTIVLFICVLLAIQGVSAYNSIGKLEDPAFTIKTAIVAASYPGSTAEEAAEHVASKLEDAVQTMGQVDKIRTRCSPGGVSLNIDIKASYTKEDLPAIWNILRQKISDVQGSLPSGCSVYINNDFGDVFGQYYALAGDGFTMNELYDYAKFLKQELVLIPSVAKVSIVGEQTDAIYVEFSSSRLMSLGLSPSSIFSVLNAQSTISSLGKTYYGSQYVTLRPSGEILTEQDIGDTVISPGGGRLIRLREVAQIKRAPLDPQSMMIFYNGRPALGIGISTIEGGNVVTMGEAVAARLEELEKDCPLGMELGEIYMQSKGVVSSVHDFVINLIESIVIVVGVLLVFMGLRSGLMIGLVLLLTVAGTLIVMDYYGIFLQQVSLAALIIALGSLVDNAIVVAEGMLIGVQGGRSAEDAASDTVNGSIWAMLGGTLIAVLAFAPIGMSPDNTGEYCRSLLQVVGISMILSWLFAITATPVLGKLMLKPGHTEGDPYGGFIFRAYRAFLEACLHHRLLTVIVVVFMFVFSVLGFTKIDKTFFPSSTAKYFVADIWSREGTSLNSQLEVAKGLEARLLANPAVKNVSTFVGQGGLRFMLTYSPPSATTALSEFIVEMTDDSNPQEVLLETQRIIDEEMPGVEGVCKLFSKGSGMAPVIEARFYGPDPDVLRNLAAQAREIMERDPIHNCVRIDWRNRVMTFLPEVRKDRMQTYGITRPQINSAIMTAGTGYTAGIFRDGDRTLPIVLSLAPEERNHLENLRDVPIWAPLAGRSVTLGTIMSGLTASYEDNVIMRRNRKLVITALSDVKLGTTPSIMQERIRADVENIELPDGYTFEWGGEEEGKAKAMNGMSSMFMPCLVAMFMIMVFLFNGFRQPVIIFASIPLIIIGVVLGLMLGNLPLSFMAIIGVLSLVGMLAKNSIVLLDQVASDFASGKDRYEAIVETGVSRLRPVAMSAVTTVLGMIPLLWDNMFNSMAAAIMGGLTVSTILTMIFIPVVTAMAYGVKNPGDYDYDDDDED comes from the coding sequence ATGGATATTGCACGTGCAAGCATCAAGCGCAGTACTATAGTGCTGTTCATCTGCGTACTGCTGGCGATACAGGGAGTGAGTGCCTACAACTCTATAGGCAAACTTGAGGATCCGGCCTTCACGATAAAGACAGCCATAGTTGCGGCGAGCTATCCCGGCTCTACAGCAGAGGAGGCCGCTGAGCATGTCGCCTCGAAACTTGAGGACGCAGTTCAGACGATGGGGCAAGTCGACAAGATACGCACACGCTGTTCACCCGGCGGAGTGAGCCTCAACATCGACATCAAGGCATCGTACACGAAAGAAGATCTGCCCGCAATCTGGAACATTCTGCGACAGAAGATCAGCGACGTTCAAGGCTCTCTGCCGTCAGGGTGTTCGGTCTACATCAACAACGATTTCGGCGACGTGTTCGGCCAGTACTACGCTCTCGCGGGGGACGGCTTCACGATGAACGAGCTCTACGATTACGCCAAGTTCCTGAAGCAGGAGCTCGTGCTGATTCCCTCTGTTGCTAAGGTCAGCATAGTCGGCGAACAGACCGACGCAATTTACGTGGAGTTCTCGTCGTCGCGCCTTATGTCTCTCGGGCTGTCCCCCTCTTCGATTTTCTCCGTCCTGAACGCGCAGAGCACTATATCATCACTGGGCAAAACGTATTACGGCTCACAGTATGTAACTCTGCGGCCAAGCGGCGAAATACTCACAGAGCAGGACATAGGAGACACAGTGATAAGTCCCGGCGGCGGAAGGCTGATACGTCTTCGTGAGGTAGCTCAGATAAAGCGCGCGCCTCTTGACCCTCAGAGCATGATGATTTTCTACAACGGCAGGCCGGCTCTCGGAATAGGTATCTCCACGATAGAGGGCGGAAATGTCGTTACGATGGGCGAGGCTGTTGCGGCAAGGCTTGAGGAACTGGAGAAAGACTGCCCTCTTGGTATGGAGCTCGGCGAAATCTACATGCAGTCTAAAGGTGTCGTAAGCTCTGTGCACGATTTTGTGATCAACCTCATTGAGAGTATCGTTATCGTTGTCGGCGTACTGCTTGTCTTCATGGGCTTGCGGTCGGGGCTGATGATAGGGCTTGTGCTCCTGCTGACCGTTGCCGGTACGCTGATAGTCATGGACTACTACGGGATATTCCTGCAGCAGGTTTCGCTGGCGGCTCTGATAATTGCGCTGGGTTCTCTTGTTGACAACGCCATCGTCGTGGCCGAAGGAATGCTGATCGGCGTGCAGGGCGGACGGAGCGCGGAAGATGCAGCGTCTGACACCGTGAACGGCTCGATATGGGCGATGCTTGGCGGTACATTGATAGCAGTCCTGGCATTTGCTCCTATCGGCATGTCGCCCGACAACACCGGCGAATATTGCCGAAGCCTTCTTCAGGTCGTGGGCATCTCCATGATTCTCAGCTGGCTGTTCGCGATAACAGCAACCCCCGTGCTGGGAAAGCTGATGCTCAAGCCGGGACACACAGAAGGAGACCCGTACGGCGGGTTTATCTTCAGGGCGTACCGTGCGTTCCTTGAGGCGTGTCTTCACCACAGGCTGCTTACGGTCATAGTCGTAGTATTCATGTTTGTGTTCTCCGTGCTGGGCTTCACAAAGATAGACAAGACATTTTTCCCCAGCTCGACGGCCAAATACTTTGTTGCGGACATATGGAGTCGCGAAGGTACATCCCTGAACTCTCAGCTTGAAGTAGCAAAGGGGCTGGAGGCTCGCCTTCTCGCGAACCCGGCCGTTAAGAACGTCTCCACCTTTGTCGGGCAGGGAGGGCTGCGCTTTATGCTGACGTACTCTCCTCCTAGTGCTACGACTGCGCTGTCAGAATTTATCGTCGAGATGACGGACGATAGCAATCCGCAAGAGGTGCTTCTGGAGACACAGCGGATAATCGACGAGGAGATGCCCGGTGTTGAGGGAGTATGCAAGCTGTTCTCCAAAGGAAGCGGTATGGCTCCTGTTATAGAAGCCAGGTTTTACGGCCCTGACCCTGACGTACTGCGAAACTTGGCCGCACAGGCTCGCGAAATCATGGAGCGAGACCCCATACACAACTGCGTGCGCATAGACTGGCGGAATCGTGTGATGACGTTTCTTCCCGAAGTTCGCAAGGATCGCATGCAGACCTACGGAATAACACGCCCCCAGATAAACAGCGCAATAATGACGGCCGGAACAGGCTACACGGCGGGCATATTCCGCGACGGAGACAGGACACTGCCCATAGTGCTCAGCCTTGCGCCGGAAGAACGCAATCATCTCGAGAATCTGCGCGATGTCCCGATCTGGGCTCCTCTCGCCGGAAGATCAGTAACGCTTGGAACGATAATGTCAGGGCTTACAGCATCCTACGAAGACAATGTAATCATGCGCCGCAACCGCAAGCTCGTGATAACTGCATTGAGCGACGTGAAGCTGGGAACTACACCGTCAATAATGCAGGAGCGCATACGTGCTGATGTTGAGAACATAGAGCTCCCTGACGGCTATACGTTCGAGTGGGGCGGTGAAGAGGAAGGCAAGGCCAAAGCAATGAACGGAATGTCGAGCATGTTCATGCCCTGTCTTGTGGCAATGTTCATGATAATGGTCTTCCTGTTCAACGGTTTCCGCCAGCCCGTGATAATCTTCGCGTCTATCCCGTTAATCATCATCGGAGTGGTACTTGGCCTCATGCTCGGGAATCTCCCGTTAAGTTTCATGGCGATAATCGGAGTGCTGAGCCTTGTGGGAATGCTCGCGAAGAACTCTATCGTACTGCTGGATCAGGTAGCCTCAGATTTCGCGTCCGGCAAAGACCGCTATGAGGCAATAGTTGAAACAGGAGTGAGCCGTCTCCGTCCTGTAGCCATGAGTGCAGTAACTACAGTGCTGGGAATGATACCGCTGTTATGGGACAACATGTTCAACTCTATGGCGGCGGCAATCATGGGAGGTCTGACGGTGAGTACGATTCTGACGATGATATTTATCCCTGTGGTTACGGCAATGGCTTACGGGGTAAAGAACCCTGGCGATTACGATTACGACGACGATGATGAAGACTAG